A single genomic interval of Daucus carota subsp. sativus chromosome 1, DH1 v3.0, whole genome shotgun sequence harbors:
- the LOC108212996 gene encoding lysine-specific demethylase JMJ13-like isoform X2, giving the protein MMTRSGGDALRASSSCRTGLQNGVARLGDASNGRDIFSKQNFAKFDTTNLEWVDKIEECPVYHPSKEEFEDPLVYLQKIAPEASKYGICKIVSPLIASVPAGIVLMKENTGFKFTTRVQPLRLAEWDTDDRVTFFMSGRNYTFRDYEKMANKVFSRRYCSAGCLPPSYMEREFWREIACGKTESVEYACDVDGSAFSSSPSDQLGRSNSNLKKLSRLPKSTLRLLETIIPGVTEPMLYIGMLFSMFAWHVEDHYLYSMNYHHCGAAKTWYGIPGHAALDFERVVRKHVYAHDILSADGEDGAFDVLLGKTTMFPPNILFEHDVPVYRAVQKPGEFIITFPRAYHAGFSHGFNCGEAVNFATGDWFSLGSIASRRYAVLNRMPLIPHEELLCKEAMILFKSLEIEDPDYSSTDSVSHLSIKASFVTLMRFQHRARWCLMESRACIDVSPNPYGTILCSICKRDCYLAYLSCDCEDPHSICLRHNVKSLDLPCSGNHILFVREDISDMEAAAKQFEQEEIVIYEITRHLGKGDDMYQLFKMFPSAEDNGYTPYCKIKFDLREEYAEANDQTEDLDCVSSPLSTSCKAIEDHRKQVLNVSVSRASSAASTPFSLMDPSENFSAEQYGNVKFSSSASFDEVPHIHEPSVSSLSNSVSKVKPTDDESDSEIFRVKRRSSAKMYNINLNESPSPLFERQGLKRLKKHQPSGECGQALLLGCTTAENFGQDSRFSATHTKEAYDSTSRDRYPKGVPVPISVKSKKMAHEEAINSHIGTQKDDRFRSEIVKPAREPPSVEMVPKRRLKIRGPTFWGLESRLR; this is encoded by the exons ATGATGACTAGAAGTGGGGGAGATGCTTTAAGAGCCTCTTCATCATGTCGTACTGGTTTACAAAATGGAGTTGCCCGATTAGGAGATGCTTCAAATGGGCGTGACATTTTCTCAAAGCAAAACTTTGCTAAGTTCGACACAACTAATCTTGAGTGGGTTGATAAAATTGAAGAATGTCCTGTTTACCATCCAAGTAAAGAGGAATTTGAGGATCCACTGGTTTATCTGCAGAAGATAGCGCCAGAAGCTTCTAAATATG GTATCTGCAAGATCGTTTCCCCGCTAATTGCATCTGTTCCTGCTGGGATAGTGTTGATGAAAGAGAATACAGGTTTTAAGTTTACCACCAGAGTGCAGCCTCTGCGTCTTGCCGAGTGGGATACAGATGACAGGGTTACCTTCTTCATGAGCGGCAGGAATTATACTTTCCGTGATTATGAGAAGATGGCGAACAAGGTTTTTTCTCGCCGATATTGTAGTGCTGGATGTCTTCCTCCGTCTTATATGGAAAGAGAATTTTGGAGGGAAATAGCGTGTGGAAAGACCGAAAGTGTTGAGTATGCATGTGATGTTGATGGCAGTGCATTTTCATCATCTCCAAGCGATCAACTTGGTAGAAGCAATTCGAACTTAAAG AAACTGTCTCGGTTGCCCAAGTCTACTCTACGCCTGCTTGAGACAATAATTCCG GGAGTTACTGAGCCAATGCTCTATATTGGGATGCTATTTAGTATGTTTGCCTGGCATGTGGAAGATCATTATTTGTACAG CATGAATTATCATCACTGTGGGGCAGCAAAAACTTGGTATGGCATTCCTGGTCATGCAGCTTTGGATTTCGAAAGAGTGGTACGAAAACATGTCTATGCCCATGACATTCTATCAGCGGACGGGGAGGATGGAGCTTTTGACGTACTTCTGGGAAAGACAACTATGTTTCctccaaatattttatttgaacatGATGTACCTGTTTACAGAGCTGTGCAGAAGCCGGGGGAATTCATTATCACTTTTCCAAGAGCATATCATGCAGGGTTTAGTCATG GCTTTAATTGCGGAGAGGCAGTGAACTTTGCAACTGGTGATTGGTTCTCTTTGGGGTCAATTGCTAGTCGTCGGTACGCAGTTCTCAATAGGATGCCTCTTATTCCCCATGAGGAGCTGCTCTGCAAAGAAGCAATGATTCTGTTCAAGAGTTTGGAAATTGAAGACCCAGATTATTCTTCTACAGACTCAGTATCTCATCTTAGCATCAAGGCTTCTTTTGTAACTTTGATGCGATTCCAGCATCGTGCTCGTTGGTGCTTAATGGAATCAAGAGCATGCATTGATGTTTCTCCTAATCCCTATGGAACTATTCTCTGCAGTATCTGCAAACGCGACTGCTATCTAGCATATCTTAGCTGCGACTGTGAAGATCCACATTCTATTTGCCTTCGCCACA ATGTCAAGTCGCTTGACTTACCTTGTAGTGGCAATCACATTCTCTTTGTAAGGGAGGATATCTCAGATATGGAAGCTGCAGCGAAACAGTTTGAGCAAGAAGAGAttgtaatttatgaaattacacGTCACTTAGGGAAAGGCGATGATATGTATCAGCTCTTTAAGATGTTTCCAAGTGCAGAAGATAATGGATACACACCCTATTGCAAGATAAAATTTGATCTGCGTGAGGAATATGCTGAAGCTAATGATCAAACAGAAGATCTGGATTGTGTTTCTTCCCCACTTTCTACATCGTGCAAAGCCATAGAAGATCATAGGAAACAAGTATTGAATGTCTCAGTTTCTCGGGCTTCATCTGCTGCATCAACTCCTTTTTCTTTAATGGATCCCAGTGAGAACTTCTCTGCAGAGCAATAT GGGAATGTCAAATTTAGCTCCTCAGCATCATTTGATGAAGTACCTCACATTCATGAACCTTCAGTCTCCTCACTGTCCAATAGTGTTTCCAAGGTAAAACCAACTGATGATGAATCTGACTCGGAGATATTCAGGGTCAAAAGGAGATCTTCTGCAAAGATGTATAATATCAACTTAAATGAATCTCCCTCGCCGCTTTTTGAACGTCag GGGCTTAAGCGACTAAAGAAGCATCAACCTAGTGGAGAATGTGGTCAGGCTCTTTTATTAGGCTGTACTACGGCAGAAAATTTTGGCCAGGATTCCAGGTTTAGTGCAACCCATACAAAAGAAGCCTATGATAGTACCTCTCGGGATAGGTATCCTAAAGGAGTTCCGGTTCCCATTTCTGTTAAATCCAAGAAAATGGCACATGAAGAAGCCATAAATAGCCACATTGGAACCCAGAAAGATGATAGATTTCGTTCAGAAATTGTGAAGCCTGCAAGGGAACCGCCTTCAGTGGAGATGGTGCCTAAACGGCGACTTAAGATCAGAGGTCCCACCTTTTGGGGGTTAGAGAGCAGGTTGCGTTAA
- the LOC108212996 gene encoding lysine-specific demethylase JMJ13-like isoform X1 produces the protein MVEGRACFSREANLEFLKTKRLQQSKLETSDSSLHVRNMMTRSGGDALRASSSCRTGLQNGVARLGDASNGRDIFSKQNFAKFDTTNLEWVDKIEECPVYHPSKEEFEDPLVYLQKIAPEASKYGICKIVSPLIASVPAGIVLMKENTGFKFTTRVQPLRLAEWDTDDRVTFFMSGRNYTFRDYEKMANKVFSRRYCSAGCLPPSYMEREFWREIACGKTESVEYACDVDGSAFSSSPSDQLGRSNSNLKKLSRLPKSTLRLLETIIPGVTEPMLYIGMLFSMFAWHVEDHYLYSMNYHHCGAAKTWYGIPGHAALDFERVVRKHVYAHDILSADGEDGAFDVLLGKTTMFPPNILFEHDVPVYRAVQKPGEFIITFPRAYHAGFSHGFNCGEAVNFATGDWFSLGSIASRRYAVLNRMPLIPHEELLCKEAMILFKSLEIEDPDYSSTDSVSHLSIKASFVTLMRFQHRARWCLMESRACIDVSPNPYGTILCSICKRDCYLAYLSCDCEDPHSICLRHNVKSLDLPCSGNHILFVREDISDMEAAAKQFEQEEIVIYEITRHLGKGDDMYQLFKMFPSAEDNGYTPYCKIKFDLREEYAEANDQTEDLDCVSSPLSTSCKAIEDHRKQVLNVSVSRASSAASTPFSLMDPSENFSAEQYGNVKFSSSASFDEVPHIHEPSVSSLSNSVSKVKPTDDESDSEIFRVKRRSSAKMYNINLNESPSPLFERQGLKRLKKHQPSGECGQALLLGCTTAENFGQDSRFSATHTKEAYDSTSRDRYPKGVPVPISVKSKKMAHEEAINSHIGTQKDDRFRSEIVKPAREPPSVEMVPKRRLKIRGPTFWGLESRLR, from the exons ATG GTTGAAGGAAGGGCGTGCTTCTCAAGGGAGGCTAATTTGGAATTTCTCAAGACGAAGAGGCTTCAGCAAAGTAAATTAGAAACTTCAGACAGTTCACTACATGTCAGAAATATGATGACTAGAAGTGGGGGAGATGCTTTAAGAGCCTCTTCATCATGTCGTACTGGTTTACAAAATGGAGTTGCCCGATTAGGAGATGCTTCAAATGGGCGTGACATTTTCTCAAAGCAAAACTTTGCTAAGTTCGACACAACTAATCTTGAGTGGGTTGATAAAATTGAAGAATGTCCTGTTTACCATCCAAGTAAAGAGGAATTTGAGGATCCACTGGTTTATCTGCAGAAGATAGCGCCAGAAGCTTCTAAATATG GTATCTGCAAGATCGTTTCCCCGCTAATTGCATCTGTTCCTGCTGGGATAGTGTTGATGAAAGAGAATACAGGTTTTAAGTTTACCACCAGAGTGCAGCCTCTGCGTCTTGCCGAGTGGGATACAGATGACAGGGTTACCTTCTTCATGAGCGGCAGGAATTATACTTTCCGTGATTATGAGAAGATGGCGAACAAGGTTTTTTCTCGCCGATATTGTAGTGCTGGATGTCTTCCTCCGTCTTATATGGAAAGAGAATTTTGGAGGGAAATAGCGTGTGGAAAGACCGAAAGTGTTGAGTATGCATGTGATGTTGATGGCAGTGCATTTTCATCATCTCCAAGCGATCAACTTGGTAGAAGCAATTCGAACTTAAAG AAACTGTCTCGGTTGCCCAAGTCTACTCTACGCCTGCTTGAGACAATAATTCCG GGAGTTACTGAGCCAATGCTCTATATTGGGATGCTATTTAGTATGTTTGCCTGGCATGTGGAAGATCATTATTTGTACAG CATGAATTATCATCACTGTGGGGCAGCAAAAACTTGGTATGGCATTCCTGGTCATGCAGCTTTGGATTTCGAAAGAGTGGTACGAAAACATGTCTATGCCCATGACATTCTATCAGCGGACGGGGAGGATGGAGCTTTTGACGTACTTCTGGGAAAGACAACTATGTTTCctccaaatattttatttgaacatGATGTACCTGTTTACAGAGCTGTGCAGAAGCCGGGGGAATTCATTATCACTTTTCCAAGAGCATATCATGCAGGGTTTAGTCATG GCTTTAATTGCGGAGAGGCAGTGAACTTTGCAACTGGTGATTGGTTCTCTTTGGGGTCAATTGCTAGTCGTCGGTACGCAGTTCTCAATAGGATGCCTCTTATTCCCCATGAGGAGCTGCTCTGCAAAGAAGCAATGATTCTGTTCAAGAGTTTGGAAATTGAAGACCCAGATTATTCTTCTACAGACTCAGTATCTCATCTTAGCATCAAGGCTTCTTTTGTAACTTTGATGCGATTCCAGCATCGTGCTCGTTGGTGCTTAATGGAATCAAGAGCATGCATTGATGTTTCTCCTAATCCCTATGGAACTATTCTCTGCAGTATCTGCAAACGCGACTGCTATCTAGCATATCTTAGCTGCGACTGTGAAGATCCACATTCTATTTGCCTTCGCCACA ATGTCAAGTCGCTTGACTTACCTTGTAGTGGCAATCACATTCTCTTTGTAAGGGAGGATATCTCAGATATGGAAGCTGCAGCGAAACAGTTTGAGCAAGAAGAGAttgtaatttatgaaattacacGTCACTTAGGGAAAGGCGATGATATGTATCAGCTCTTTAAGATGTTTCCAAGTGCAGAAGATAATGGATACACACCCTATTGCAAGATAAAATTTGATCTGCGTGAGGAATATGCTGAAGCTAATGATCAAACAGAAGATCTGGATTGTGTTTCTTCCCCACTTTCTACATCGTGCAAAGCCATAGAAGATCATAGGAAACAAGTATTGAATGTCTCAGTTTCTCGGGCTTCATCTGCTGCATCAACTCCTTTTTCTTTAATGGATCCCAGTGAGAACTTCTCTGCAGAGCAATAT GGGAATGTCAAATTTAGCTCCTCAGCATCATTTGATGAAGTACCTCACATTCATGAACCTTCAGTCTCCTCACTGTCCAATAGTGTTTCCAAGGTAAAACCAACTGATGATGAATCTGACTCGGAGATATTCAGGGTCAAAAGGAGATCTTCTGCAAAGATGTATAATATCAACTTAAATGAATCTCCCTCGCCGCTTTTTGAACGTCag GGGCTTAAGCGACTAAAGAAGCATCAACCTAGTGGAGAATGTGGTCAGGCTCTTTTATTAGGCTGTACTACGGCAGAAAATTTTGGCCAGGATTCCAGGTTTAGTGCAACCCATACAAAAGAAGCCTATGATAGTACCTCTCGGGATAGGTATCCTAAAGGAGTTCCGGTTCCCATTTCTGTTAAATCCAAGAAAATGGCACATGAAGAAGCCATAAATAGCCACATTGGAACCCAGAAAGATGATAGATTTCGTTCAGAAATTGTGAAGCCTGCAAGGGAACCGCCTTCAGTGGAGATGGTGCCTAAACGGCGACTTAAGATCAGAGGTCCCACCTTTTGGGGGTTAGAGAGCAGGTTGCGTTAA